A single window of Bacteroidetes Order II. bacterium DNA harbors:
- a CDS encoding MarR family transcriptional regulator — translation MGDILAKRIKQQKFSSPEQEALLNLLVASGHLRALLDKIYARYGLTHGQYNVLRILRGAHPNGYPRCDIIERMLEPAPDVTRLIDRLVKAGLVRRKSSKDDKRFSLAVITSAGLKLLAELDPLMDATDQYIAQLLTKEECLQFSGLCEKIYGWMLDTPSNNDFVPPNVRVLLDE, via the coding sequence ATGGGCGATATTTTAGCCAAACGGATAAAACAACAAAAATTCAGTTCGCCCGAACAAGAGGCCCTGCTGAATCTATTAGTTGCTTCTGGGCATCTCCGGGCATTATTAGACAAAATCTATGCCCGTTATGGTTTGACGCATGGTCAGTATAATGTCTTGCGGATTTTACGTGGTGCTCATCCAAATGGATATCCTCGGTGCGACATCATCGAACGGATGTTGGAACCAGCCCCAGATGTGACCCGTTTGATAGACCGATTGGTGAAAGCCGGATTGGTACGACGAAAATCCTCTAAAGACGATAAGCGCTTCTCGCTTGCCGTCATCACCAGTGCCGGACTAAAATTGCTTGCCGAACTGGACCCGTTGATGGATGCGACGGATCAGTATATTGCACAATTGCTCACCAAAGAAGAATGTCTTCAGTTTTCAGGACTCTGTGAAAAAATATACGGATGGATGCTGGACACACCTTCCAACAACGATTTTGTTCCCCCTAACGTGCGCGTTTTGTTAGACGAATAG
- a CDS encoding NAD(P)H-dependent oxidoreductase, translating to MHFLAICGSLRAHSFNRSLLRYAEEVVLHQGWSLDWCDLGGLPLYSEDLEATGLPESVLRYKAQFERADALLIATPEYNHSISAALKNAIEWATRKGNNLDGKPVAVMGTSGGFAGTARAQAHLNQILVHVGAHPLPRPVIQLSFAKQHFDVGGRLINEQTRSLIEKQVSALGAWATRLNPVSVV from the coding sequence ATGCATTTTTTAGCTATTTGTGGTAGCCTTCGTGCCCACAGTTTTAACCGTTCATTGCTCCGGTATGCCGAGGAAGTGGTGCTGCATCAAGGCTGGTCCTTAGATTGGTGTGATCTTGGTGGGTTGCCCCTTTATAGCGAAGATTTGGAGGCTACAGGGCTTCCGGAGTCGGTATTGCGGTATAAGGCACAGTTCGAGCGGGCGGATGCGCTGCTGATTGCAACTCCTGAATACAACCATAGTATTTCGGCAGCCCTGAAAAATGCCATCGAATGGGCTACCCGAAAAGGCAATAATTTGGATGGTAAGCCAGTAGCAGTGATGGGAACATCCGGCGGATTTGCAGGAACGGCTCGCGCACAAGCGCACCTCAACCAAATATTAGTGCATGTGGGCGCGCATCCGCTACCTCGTCCGGTCATCCAACTTTCCTTTGCCAAACAACATTTTGATGTGGGAGGCCGCCTGATTAATGAACAAACCCGTTCATTGATTGAAAAGCAAGTGAGTGCATTGGGCGCATGGGCCACCCGCCTGAACCCGGTCTCTGTCGTATGA